In one Halorubrum sp. CBA1229 genomic region, the following are encoded:
- the phoU gene encoding phosphate signaling complex protein PhoU gives MPRENYQERLEQLRSDVVAMGDLVLDRYETALRAAETGDDDLAAEVIDGDHEINARYLELEEECTELLALQQPVAGDLRLVTASFKIITDLERVGDLATNIAEYGGDDGGIHPAVDFRELGDAAGEMVADAVAAYEASDAEACREIDARDDDLDERCRRASEAVVRSLLEADRARTEADGTEEPDPDRLADTLDEISHALLAIRDLERVGDHGVNIAARTLYMIESDDELIY, from the coding sequence CTACCAGGAGCGGCTCGAGCAGCTCCGGAGCGACGTGGTCGCGATGGGCGACCTGGTCCTCGACCGGTACGAGACCGCCCTCCGCGCGGCCGAGACGGGCGACGACGACCTCGCCGCCGAGGTGATCGACGGCGACCACGAGATCAACGCCCGGTACCTCGAACTGGAGGAGGAGTGCACGGAGCTGCTCGCACTCCAGCAGCCCGTGGCCGGGGACCTCCGGCTGGTGACGGCGTCGTTCAAGATCATCACCGATCTCGAACGCGTCGGCGACCTGGCGACGAACATCGCCGAGTACGGCGGCGACGACGGCGGGATCCACCCGGCCGTCGACTTCCGTGAGCTCGGCGACGCGGCCGGCGAGATGGTCGCGGACGCGGTCGCGGCCTACGAGGCGTCCGACGCCGAGGCCTGTCGGGAGATCGACGCCCGGGACGACGACCTCGACGAGCGCTGCCGCCGGGCCAGCGAGGCGGTCGTGCGGAGCCTGCTCGAGGCCGACCGCGCCCGCACCGAGGCGGACGGGACCGAGGAGCCGGACCCGGACCGACTCGCGGACACGCTCGACGAGATATCCCACGCCCTGCTGGCGATCCGCGACCTCGAACGCGTCGGGGACCACGGGGTCAACATCGCCGCCCGGACGCTGTACATGATCGAGAGCGACGACGAGCTGATCTACTGA
- a CDS encoding helix-hairpin-helix domain-containing protein: MSTNDPPELEKIPGIGPKRAKALRVAGYETLDDLEAATEEDLRDVAMFDDILARDIKATVSPAADDRVAVKQPNAVTPDDWRVTDRQLHHIRTLSDDVPLDLEGSTALDVRDQLEFAIDPDLLGFRRVCGRVVTYDAETDEYHPVPNATVHVEDTDCSFLSYFPSDLGYGWFFPFDCTRETVATTTTNECGEFCVHVPRWDIDRVLSFRRERVCLPEIARPRLRDVLERPEVFPDPVIPPDPRPRPDPSPRPRPDPSPRPGRLFDPGAFERTAELVGEDIALRLGAGSERGAFGDLEPETAALLDRPAFPDPPEPPLPKGFARPDPDERVELLGDEIPVDSEILAAIDPDRLAGPFLRCRDVSVPEWRTIVDVPDITFRVTQDVDGDGTPETIYSEGYFDVRWDEGGSLDVDLVADDNANSIPTCDGLTPENVECETPSIESIGLMPTRSPIYDDATGYARRINRPKPPGSSTGRPDGTAPFAGTLQLHGCHRFEEAAYYRVLYSYEGGSERPFTGHEWHVPAIGRDPVHVQPTGTDGWYPILDVPYLESCYGETLNDNPLLFPFWVLNWNTRGYRNGTYEVRLQLADSDMEPLSTSPASTITVDNRAPDLELTDLAWGPMSERPEEWDNDITESCPRIERPAGEDIGIRVSFRAWGEHFRSVRASAHGCGRNPPVTQPSSSGGPSNRYSYWHQSVGDRSRKQTVVFEVPAGYQQGAYRIRLRAVSRAFNPAGGGRGPSTNWEYDGDYVDSHLNRQISITDA, translated from the coding sequence ATGTCCACAAACGACCCACCCGAACTGGAGAAGATCCCTGGTATCGGCCCCAAGCGAGCGAAGGCGCTCCGCGTCGCCGGCTACGAGACGCTCGACGACCTGGAGGCGGCCACGGAGGAAGACCTCCGGGACGTCGCGATGTTCGACGACATCCTCGCTCGCGACATCAAAGCGACAGTCAGTCCGGCCGCCGACGACCGCGTCGCGGTGAAACAGCCCAACGCCGTCACGCCGGACGACTGGCGAGTGACCGATCGACAACTGCACCACATCCGAACGCTGTCCGACGACGTGCCGCTGGATCTGGAGGGATCGACGGCCCTCGACGTTCGCGACCAGCTGGAGTTCGCGATCGATCCCGACCTGCTGGGCTTCCGGCGGGTCTGCGGACGCGTCGTCACCTACGATGCGGAAACCGACGAGTACCATCCCGTCCCGAACGCGACCGTCCACGTCGAGGACACCGACTGCTCGTTCCTCTCTTATTTCCCGTCGGACCTCGGCTACGGCTGGTTCTTCCCGTTCGACTGCACGCGGGAGACGGTCGCGACGACGACGACCAACGAGTGCGGGGAGTTCTGCGTCCACGTCCCGCGCTGGGACATCGACCGCGTCCTCAGCTTCCGCCGCGAACGCGTCTGTCTCCCCGAGATAGCCCGTCCCCGGCTCCGGGACGTGCTCGAACGGCCCGAGGTGTTCCCGGACCCGGTGATCCCGCCGGACCCCCGACCGCGACCCGATCCGTCTCCGCGGCCGCGACCCGACCCGTCCCCCCGGCCCGGGCGGCTGTTCGATCCGGGCGCGTTCGAGCGCACGGCCGAGCTCGTCGGCGAGGACATCGCGCTGCGGCTCGGCGCGGGCTCCGAGCGCGGTGCGTTCGGCGATCTCGAGCCCGAGACCGCGGCGCTACTCGATCGGCCGGCGTTTCCCGACCCCCCCGAGCCGCCGCTGCCGAAGGGGTTCGCCCGCCCGGATCCCGACGAACGAGTCGAACTGCTCGGGGACGAGATCCCTGTCGATTCCGAGATCCTCGCCGCGATCGACCCCGACCGGCTTGCCGGTCCATTCCTCCGGTGTCGGGACGTGTCCGTGCCGGAGTGGCGGACCATCGTCGACGTGCCCGACATCACCTTCCGCGTCACGCAGGACGTCGACGGCGACGGGACGCCGGAGACGATCTACTCGGAGGGGTACTTCGACGTCCGCTGGGACGAGGGCGGCTCCCTGGACGTCGACCTCGTCGCCGACGACAACGCGAACTCGATCCCGACCTGCGACGGGCTCACGCCCGAGAACGTCGAGTGCGAGACGCCGTCCATCGAGTCCATCGGTCTGATGCCGACCCGGAGCCCGATCTACGACGACGCCACCGGCTACGCCCGGCGGATCAACCGCCCGAAACCGCCCGGCTCGTCCACCGGCCGGCCCGACGGCACCGCCCCGTTCGCCGGAACGCTACAGCTACACGGCTGTCACCGCTTCGAGGAGGCGGCCTACTACCGGGTGCTGTACTCCTACGAGGGGGGCTCCGAGCGACCGTTCACCGGCCACGAGTGGCACGTGCCGGCGATCGGCCGCGACCCGGTTCACGTGCAGCCGACCGGGACCGACGGCTGGTACCCGATCCTCGATGTGCCGTATCTGGAGTCGTGCTACGGCGAGACGCTCAACGACAACCCGCTGTTGTTCCCGTTCTGGGTGCTGAACTGGAACACCCGCGGCTACCGGAACGGAACCTACGAGGTGCGGCTCCAGCTCGCCGACTCGGACATGGAACCTCTGTCGACTTCGCCCGCCTCGACGATCACGGTCGACAACCGGGCGCCGGACCTCGAGCTCACCGACCTCGCTTGGGGACCGATGTCGGAACGGCCCGAGGAGTGGGACAACGACATCACCGAGTCGTGTCCGCGGATCGAGCGACCGGCCGGGGAAGACATCGGTATCCGCGTGTCCTTCAGAGCGTGGGGCGAACACTTCCGGAGCGTTCGAGCGTCGGCGCACGGCTGCGGCCGGAATCCGCCGGTGACTCAGCCGTCGTCGAGCGGCGGTCCGTCAAACCGGTACTCGTACTGGCACCAGTCGGTCGGCGATCGGAGCCGCAAACAGACCGTCGTGTTCGAGGTGCCCGCCGGCTACCAGCAGGGCGCCTACCGGATCCGACTGCGGGCCGTCAGTCGCGCCTTCAATCCCGCCGGCGGCGGCAGGGGCCCGTCCACGAACTGGGAGTACGACGGCGACTACGTCGACTCCCACCTCAACCGACAGATAAGCATCACGGACGCGTAG
- a CDS encoding VOC family protein — protein sequence MTGDPHADRLPAGTRIGRAALRVADLGETTAFYRDVVGLAVLDRDGDEAVLGVGDEELLVLRRDPDAPERGPTDAGLFHTAFRVPSRAALGEALGRVRDRWRLDGASDHLVSEALYLDDPEGNGVEIYRDRSREEWPLADDDTVRMATEPLDVEEVAAAAGGESGEASDSSVDRVPPGTDVGHVHLEVTSLSAFEAVYVDGLGFEVGMTGPDVRFVAAGGYHHHLGANTWRGRTRPASGHGLAWFEVVVPDDAALDAVRTRLDAVASDGAVEFAVEEREGGIAVIDGDGIEVRIRAEPE from the coding sequence ATGACCGGTGATCCTCACGCCGACCGCCTCCCGGCCGGGACGCGGATCGGCCGCGCCGCGCTCCGCGTCGCCGACCTCGGCGAGACGACCGCCTTCTACCGCGACGTCGTCGGCCTCGCGGTCCTCGACCGCGACGGCGACGAGGCCGTCCTCGGCGTCGGCGACGAGGAGCTGCTCGTCCTGCGACGCGACCCGGACGCCCCCGAGCGCGGCCCCACCGACGCCGGACTCTTTCACACGGCGTTCCGGGTCCCCTCCCGAGCCGCGCTCGGCGAGGCGCTGGGCCGGGTGCGCGACCGCTGGCGGCTCGACGGCGCCTCCGACCACCTCGTCAGCGAGGCGCTCTACCTCGACGACCCGGAGGGGAACGGCGTGGAGATCTACCGCGACCGCTCCCGCGAGGAGTGGCCGCTCGCCGACGACGACACGGTCCGGATGGCGACCGAGCCGCTCGACGTCGAGGAGGTCGCCGCGGCGGCGGGCGGGGAGTCGGGGGAGGCGTCGGACTCGTCCGTCGACCGCGTCCCGCCCGGCACCGACGTCGGCCACGTCCACCTCGAGGTCACGTCGCTGTCGGCGTTCGAGGCTGTGTACGTCGACGGGCTCGGCTTCGAGGTCGGCATGACCGGACCCGACGTCCGGTTCGTCGCCGCCGGCGGCTACCACCACCACCTCGGCGCGAACACGTGGCGGGGCCGGACGAGGCCGGCGTCCGGGCACGGGCTCGCGTGGTTCGAGGTAGTCGTGCCGGACGACGCCGCGCTCGACGCGGTGCGGACCCGACTCGACGCGGTCGCGTCCGACGGCGCCGTCGAGTTCGCCGTCGAGGAGCGGGAGGGCGGGATCGCGGTTATCGACGGCGACGGCATCGAAGTGCGGATTCGGGCCGAACCGGAGTAA
- a CDS encoding cobalamin B12-binding domain-containing protein, whose translation MSVEQEERAIRCLVAKVGLDGHDRGAHVIARAFRDAGFEVVYSGLHRAPEDIVQAAVQEDVDVLGISILSGAHNTLVPKVIEGLKEYDAFEDTLILVGGIIPDDDEDELKELGVAEVFGPGTPMEETIEFIRNNVPERA comes from the coding sequence ATGAGCGTCGAACAGGAGGAGCGGGCCATCCGGTGTCTGGTCGCGAAGGTCGGGCTCGACGGCCACGATCGGGGCGCACACGTGATCGCGCGGGCGTTCCGCGACGCCGGCTTCGAGGTCGTCTACTCCGGGCTCCACCGCGCGCCCGAGGACATCGTGCAGGCGGCGGTCCAAGAGGACGTCGACGTGCTCGGGATCTCGATCCTCTCGGGCGCGCACAACACCCTCGTGCCGAAGGTGATAGAGGGGTTAAAAGAGTACGACGCCTTCGAGGACACCCTCATCCTAGTCGGCGGGATCATCCCCGACGACGACGAGGACGAGCTCAAGGAGCTCGGCGTCGCCGAGGTGTTCGGGCCGGGCACGCCGATGGAGGAGACGATCGAGTTCATCCGGAACAACGTGCCGGAGCGAGCGTAG
- the meaB gene encoding methylmalonyl Co-A mutase-associated GTPase MeaB, with product MDGPQRDGSAAGAPELDDRDAELVEELLAGSHRALARVITRIEDRAAGHRAIVSALHEHTGGADVIGITGSPGAGKSTLVDKLAAAYRERGDTVGVVAVDPSSPYTGGAVLGDRIRMGSNVGDMDVFFRSMSARGQLGGLSMATADAVKALDAFGKDVVVIETVGAGQNEVDVVRTADTVAVLVQPGSGDDVQTLKAGILEIGDVFVVNKADMDGAERTLAELEEMVHRREGPTKGLETGHHGFDAPEHPDDPDRFDDSGDSEGDGDSDADEWTPEVLRTVANTGEGVDELIAAFDAHAAHLRESGEIEATKRRRYAEEIRTLVRSDVGALAADEIERRGGVDRLAEAVRRRETDPYSVAAEVVAPIVDCVETDRE from the coding sequence ATGGACGGGCCGCAACGCGACGGGTCGGCGGCGGGAGCCCCGGAGCTGGACGACCGCGACGCCGAGCTCGTCGAGGAGCTGCTCGCCGGGAGCCACCGGGCGCTCGCCCGCGTCATCACCCGGATCGAGGACCGCGCCGCTGGCCACCGGGCGATCGTCTCCGCGCTCCACGAGCACACCGGCGGCGCGGACGTGATCGGGATCACGGGCTCGCCCGGCGCCGGGAAGTCGACGCTCGTCGACAAGCTGGCGGCCGCCTACCGCGAGCGCGGCGACACCGTCGGCGTCGTCGCGGTCGACCCCTCCTCGCCGTACACCGGCGGCGCCGTGCTCGGGGACCGGATCCGGATGGGATCGAACGTCGGCGACATGGACGTCTTCTTCCGGTCGATGAGCGCGCGCGGCCAGCTCGGCGGGCTCTCGATGGCGACCGCGGACGCCGTGAAGGCGCTCGACGCCTTCGGGAAGGACGTCGTCGTCATCGAGACGGTCGGCGCCGGCCAGAACGAGGTCGACGTGGTGCGGACCGCCGACACGGTCGCGGTACTCGTCCAGCCCGGCTCCGGCGACGACGTGCAGACGCTGAAGGCCGGCATCTTAGAGATCGGCGACGTGTTCGTCGTCAACAAGGCCGACATGGACGGCGCGGAGCGCACCCTCGCCGAGCTAGAGGAGATGGTCCACCGGCGCGAGGGACCGACGAAGGGGCTGGAGACGGGCCATCACGGGTTCGACGCGCCGGAGCACCCGGACGACCCGGATCGCTTCGACGACTCGGGCGACTCCGAGGGCGACGGCGACTCGGACGCCGACGAGTGGACCCCCGAGGTGCTCCGGACGGTCGCGAACACGGGCGAGGGCGTCGACGAGCTGATCGCGGCGTTCGACGCCCACGCCGCGCACCTCCGGGAGTCGGGCGAGATCGAGGCGACGAAGCGCCGGCGCTACGCCGAGGAGATCCGGACGCTCGTGCGCTCGGACGTCGGCGCGCTGGCGGCCGACGAGATCGAACGGCGCGGCGGGGTCGACCGGCTCGCCGAGGCGGTCCGCCGGCGCGAGACCGACCCGTACAGCGTCGCCGCCGAGGTCGTCGCCCCCATCGTCGACTGCGTAGAAACGGACCGGGAGTAA
- a CDS encoding alpha/beta hydrolase produces MKLRNLAGTALLGVGALAALNTGLRYEGELEAPLDGDDGVFRWRGMDVAFTEAGDPDDPDLALLHGINAAGSSGEWRAVFDDLAADYHVIAPDFPGYGRSDRPPLRYSAALYEDFVRDFLADLHEPAVVASSLSAAYAASAATGEGSGDDGVGLRGFVGVCPTSTAGPSPPKSWLRELLRSPLVGDALFNVIASKPSIRYFNADHGYDDPTNPSEEWTDYEWRTTHVENARFAPASFVSGYLNSDLDLAAALADLDVPPTIVWGREAEVSPLADGRDLADESGARLVVFDRARLLPHVEHPDRFVETVRESLVAGATA; encoded by the coding sequence ATGAAGCTCAGGAACCTCGCCGGGACCGCCCTCCTCGGCGTCGGCGCGCTCGCCGCCCTCAACACCGGGCTCCGGTACGAGGGAGAGCTAGAGGCCCCGCTCGACGGCGACGACGGCGTCTTCCGCTGGCGCGGGATGGACGTGGCGTTCACCGAGGCGGGAGACCCGGACGACCCGGACCTCGCGCTGCTCCACGGGATCAACGCCGCCGGCTCCTCCGGCGAGTGGCGCGCGGTGTTCGACGACCTGGCGGCCGACTACCACGTGATCGCGCCGGACTTCCCGGGGTACGGCCGCTCCGACCGGCCGCCGCTGCGGTACTCCGCCGCGCTGTACGAGGACTTCGTCCGGGACTTCCTCGCCGACCTCCACGAGCCGGCCGTCGTCGCCTCGTCGCTGTCGGCCGCGTACGCCGCCTCGGCGGCGACCGGGGAGGGCTCGGGGGACGACGGCGTCGGCCTGCGCGGCTTCGTCGGCGTCTGTCCGACGAGCACCGCGGGGCCGAGCCCGCCGAAGTCGTGGCTCCGCGAGCTGCTCCGGTCCCCGCTGGTCGGGGACGCGCTGTTCAACGTCATCGCGTCGAAGCCGTCGATCCGGTACTTCAACGCCGACCACGGCTACGACGATCCGACGAACCCGAGCGAGGAGTGGACCGACTACGAGTGGCGGACGACCCACGTCGAGAACGCCCGGTTCGCGCCGGCCTCCTTCGTCTCCGGCTACCTCAACAGCGACCTCGACCTGGCGGCCGCGCTCGCCGACCTCGACGTGCCGCCGACGATCGTCTGGGGGCGCGAGGCCGAGGTGAGCCCCCTCGCGGACGGCCGCGACCTCGCCGACGAGTCCGGCGCGCGGCTCGTCGTCTTCGACCGCGCGCGGCTGCTCCCGCACGTCGAACACCCGGACCGGTTCGTCGAGACCGTCCGAGAGAGCCTCGTCGCGGGCGCGACCGCCTGA
- a CDS encoding response regulator: MTDPSLRVLCVDDEPGLAALVAAYLERDDGIDCEAVAETDPETALDRIEREAFDCVVSDYDMPGRTGVELLSAARETEPDLPFLLFSATDPNAIAAEMVRAGVSDYVNKRGGADGYTALLRRVEHAVDGEGGSFGTGQVQAGTDGVDPATDVALDGVCTVAPDGTFEFVGEEYGELYGYDPDELVGEPWQRLHPDAEIEHIRSHVIPAVMEGERWTGTSEGLRADGTTFAESKLVSTTADDRLVIAVSPFDEVAGETPASD; this comes from the coding sequence ATGACCGACCCATCCCTTCGAGTGCTCTGCGTCGACGACGAGCCGGGGCTCGCCGCGCTCGTCGCGGCGTACCTCGAACGCGACGACGGGATCGACTGCGAGGCCGTCGCCGAGACGGACCCCGAGACCGCGTTGGACCGCATCGAACGCGAGGCGTTCGACTGCGTCGTGAGCGACTACGACATGCCCGGTCGCACCGGGGTCGAGCTCCTCTCGGCCGCGCGGGAGACCGAGCCCGACCTCCCCTTCCTCCTCTTTTCCGCGACCGATCCGAACGCCATCGCGGCCGAGATGGTCCGCGCCGGCGTCAGCGACTACGTCAACAAGCGCGGGGGCGCCGACGGATACACCGCGCTCCTGCGTCGGGTCGAGCACGCCGTCGACGGCGAGGGCGGAAGCTTCGGGACGGGCCAAGTGCAGGCTGGAACCGACGGCGTCGATCCCGCGACCGACGTTGCGCTCGACGGGGTCTGTACGGTCGCCCCCGACGGCACCTTCGAGTTCGTCGGCGAGGAGTACGGGGAGCTGTACGGCTACGACCCGGACGAGCTCGTCGGCGAGCCCTGGCAGCGCCTCCACCCGGACGCGGAGATCGAACACATCCGGAGCCACGTCATCCCCGCGGTGATGGAGGGCGAACGGTGGACGGGGACGAGCGAGGGGCTCCGCGCGGACGGGACGACGTTCGCGGAGTCGAAGCTGGTGAGCACCACCGCGGACGACCGGCTCGTCATCGCGGTGTCGCCGTTCGACGAGGTCGCCGGCGAAACCCCCGCGAGCGACTGA